In the genome of cyanobacterium endosymbiont of Braarudosphaera bigelowii, one region contains:
- the hemF gene encoding oxygen-dependent coproporphyrinogen oxidase, translated as MTSQTKINSSSYKISMPPKDAKTRVSKLMKNLQDEICCSLEKADRGGQFQEDSWQREEGGGGRSRVLKNGNLLEQGGVNFSEVWGEELPLSIIKQRPEAQGHKFYATGTSMVLHPHNPYIPTVHLNYRYFEAGPVWWFGGGIDLTPYYPFAEDAAFFHKTLKQTCDQHHEGYYPTFKSWCDEYFYLKHRQETRGIGGIFFDYQDGSYPLYRGSNNNKTDTKYDDQISELKPRTWEDLFTFVSDCGKTFLPAYLPIVEKRRNLQYGEKERQFQLYRRGRYVEFNLVYDRGTIFGLQTNGRTESILMSLPPLVRWEYSYEPKVNTPEFELYKTFLKPQDWVNWL; from the coding sequence ATGACGTCTCAAACAAAAATAAATTCTTCTTCCTATAAAATCTCTATGCCTCCTAAAGACGCCAAGACTAGAGTCAGTAAGCTTATGAAAAATTTGCAGGATGAAATTTGTTGCTCATTAGAAAAAGCAGATCGTGGAGGTCAATTTCAAGAAGATAGTTGGCAGAGAGAAGAAGGTGGTGGTGGACGCTCTCGAGTACTGAAAAACGGTAATTTACTAGAACAAGGAGGAGTAAATTTTTCTGAAGTTTGGGGCGAAGAGTTACCATTGTCGATAATAAAGCAACGACCTGAAGCTCAAGGGCATAAATTTTATGCTACGGGAACCTCTATGGTGCTACATCCTCACAATCCCTATATTCCAACGGTTCATCTTAATTATCGCTATTTTGAGGCAGGTCCTGTTTGGTGGTTTGGAGGAGGTATCGATCTAACTCCTTATTATCCGTTTGCTGAGGATGCAGCTTTTTTTCACAAGACTTTAAAACAAACTTGTGATCAACATCATGAAGGATATTACCCAACCTTTAAATCTTGGTGTGATGAATATTTTTATCTCAAACATCGTCAAGAAACACGTGGTATTGGAGGGATTTTCTTTGATTACCAAGATGGTAGTTATCCTCTATATCGTGGCTCTAACAATAACAAAACAGATACTAAATATGATGATCAAATTTCTGAATTAAAACCACGTACGTGGGAAGACTTATTTACTTTTGTTAGCGATTGCGGGAAAACTTTTCTGCCAGCTTATCTGCCTATTGTCGAAAAACGCCGTAACTTACAATATGGAGAAAAAGAACGTCAATTTCAACTATATAGAAGAGGACGTTATGTAGAATTTAATCTAGTATATGACCGTGGTACGATTTTTGGTTTACAAACTAATGGACGTACTGAATCCATATTGATGTCTTTACCGCCACTAGTTCGCTGGGAATATTCCTATGAACCAAAAGTCAATACTCCTGAATTTGAGTTATATAAAACATTTTTAAAACCTCAGGATTGGGTTAATTGGTTGTAG
- the petN gene encoding cytochrome b6-f complex subunit PetN, translated as MDILALGWVSVLALFSWSLAMVVWGRNGF; from the coding sequence ATGGATATTTTAGCTCTTGGTTGGGTTAGTGTATTAGCCTTATTTAGTTGGTCTCTTGCTATGGTTGTTTGGGGACGTAATGGCTTTTAG
- a CDS encoding MgPME-cyclase complex family protein: MNTYYYVLASQKFLLEEEPLDEVLRERVRDYQAKDKAIDFWLVKEPAFIEAPEFANIKAQCPQPSVAIISTDHGFITWLKLRLEYVAQGEFQAPSPTIPDPLASLNSTSKA, translated from the coding sequence ATGAATACCTATTATTACGTTTTAGCTAGTCAAAAATTTCTTCTAGAAGAAGAGCCTTTAGACGAAGTGTTAAGAGAAAGAGTTAGAGATTATCAAGCTAAAGATAAAGCAATTGATTTTTGGCTTGTCAAAGAACCTGCTTTTATTGAAGCTCCAGAATTTGCTAATATCAAAGCACAGTGTCCTCAACCAAGTGTTGCTATTATTTCAACGGATCATGGTTTTATAACTTGGTTAAAATTACGACTAGAATATGTAGCCCAAGGAGAGTTTCAAGCTCCTTCTCCTACAATTCCAGATCCACTAGCTTCTTTAAATTCTACATCTAAAGCCTAG
- a CDS encoding quinone-dependent dihydroorotate dehydrogenase: MFKIVQSFYPLFLYLIKNYPEKAHHIFLKSLNFLNKKRYTFFGNYLLSNIRNSFCYSDTRLKQTLWGLDFNIPVGLAAGFDKDGLATSIWDCFGFGFIEIGAVTLHPQVGNLKPRLFRLPLDTAILNRLGANNDGAVSIAKRLTMDSKIEPFKVPVGINLCKSKITPLNLAVDDYLGSFHHLESCVNYFTINVSSPNTPGLRILQEEKHLETILYKLQLENKYNKPLFIKISPDLNWESIRTIIALSKTYNLSGIVATNTTTKRESLKTVILKTTGNYIEKELGGISGKPICERSTEVIRFIYKETKGTLPIIGVGGIFTAKDAWNKIAAGATLLQLYTGWIYQGPWCIPEISRGLALQLEKHKLSHISQVIGSEIPFS; the protein is encoded by the coding sequence ATGTTTAAGATAGTTCAATCTTTTTATCCTCTCTTCTTATACTTAATTAAAAATTATCCGGAAAAAGCTCATCATATTTTTCTAAAAAGTTTAAACTTTTTAAACAAAAAACGTTATACCTTTTTTGGAAATTATTTATTATCAAATATAAGAAATTCTTTCTGCTATAGTGATACCCGTCTTAAGCAGACTTTGTGGGGACTTGATTTTAATATTCCTGTAGGATTAGCTGCTGGGTTCGATAAAGATGGTTTGGCAACAAGTATATGGGACTGTTTTGGTTTTGGATTTATCGAGATTGGAGCTGTTACTCTTCATCCTCAAGTCGGTAATTTGAAACCAAGATTGTTTCGTCTACCTTTAGATACAGCAATCTTAAACAGATTAGGTGCAAACAATGATGGTGCTGTATCTATTGCTAAAAGATTGACAATGGACAGTAAAATAGAGCCTTTTAAAGTTCCAGTTGGTATTAATTTATGTAAATCAAAAATTACTCCTCTAAATTTAGCTGTCGATGATTATTTGGGCAGTTTTCATCATCTTGAGTCTTGCGTAAATTATTTTACTATTAATGTGAGTTCTCCTAATACACCTGGTCTTAGGATACTACAAGAAGAAAAACATTTAGAAACTATCCTATATAAATTACAGCTCGAAAATAAATATAATAAACCCTTGTTTATTAAAATTTCTCCTGATTTAAACTGGGAATCCATTAGAACTATTATCGCATTATCTAAAACTTATAATCTATCAGGTATTGTTGCTACTAATACGACTACGAAGCGTGAAAGCTTAAAAACTGTAATTTTAAAAACAACAGGAAATTATATTGAAAAAGAACTTGGAGGTATTAGTGGAAAGCCAATCTGTGAAAGGTCAACGGAAGTGATCAGATTTATATATAAGGAGACGAAAGGTACATTGCCTATAATTGGAGTAGGAGGAATTTTTACAGCAAAAGATGCTTGGAATAAAATTGCTGCAGGAGCTACGCTATTACAATTATACACAGGTTGGATATACCAAGGACCTTGGTGCATACCAGAAATATCAAGAGGACTAGCTCTTCAATTAGAGAAACATAAACTATCTCATATTTCCCAAGTTATAGGTAGTGAAATTCCATTTTCTTAA
- a CDS encoding M3 family metallopeptidase: protein MNNQYADNYLLVGEGLPAFEKIILDDIIPSMTELLKQSSNKLTYLEENVDSTWEGLVEPLTIIEEKIQWTWGIVNHLMGVQNSSKLREIYQTIQPDIINFLNRLRQSKLIYQAFKNLQKDLVLWNTLDGCQKRIIESSIREAELSGVNLIPEKRHRFNEINLQLAELSTQFSNNVLDSTKDFKLKLTEKMEVDGLPFSLLKLAANNAILEGDSNATPEAGPWIMTLDYPIYGPFMRYSSQKNLREKIYKAFISRASIGKLNNKPLIERILKLRKEQAKILGYQSYAEVSLSKKMASSVENVEKVLEELRVVSYETAQEELKSLKSFASSNYNSDLEPWDISYWTEKQRKFLFDFTNEELRVYFSLEQVLEGLFDLAERIFRVKITVADKQVSTWHKDVQFFQVKDETENIIAYFYLDPYSRPAEKRGGAWMSDCVGRSETYQDGKTITRLPVAYLICNQTPPYDEEPSLMTFDEVTTLFHEFGHGLQHMLTTVNYPGASGINNIEWDAVELPSQFMEYWCYEKNTFFSMAKHYKTGETIPKHYYDKLVSSRHFMAGLSMLRQLHFSLLDLELHHKYQPDSGETLVQVRDRIAEKTTVIRTLPEDAFLCAFNHIFAGGYAAGYYSYKWSEILSADSFSAFEEVGLDNDDELLEVGKSFRDNILALGGSKNPMEIFKSFRGREPETEPLLRYSGLLKSA from the coding sequence ATGAACAATCAATATGCTGATAATTATTTGCTAGTTGGAGAAGGTTTGCCCGCCTTCGAGAAAATTATATTAGATGATATTATTCCTTCAATGACTGAACTTTTGAAGCAATCAAGTAATAAACTAACTTATTTAGAAGAAAACGTCGATTCAACCTGGGAGGGCCTTGTAGAGCCTTTAACTATCATTGAAGAAAAAATTCAATGGACATGGGGTATTGTCAATCATTTGATGGGAGTTCAAAATAGTTCAAAGCTTCGAGAGATATACCAAACTATTCAACCTGATATCATAAACTTTTTAAATAGGCTAAGACAAAGTAAACTTATTTACCAAGCATTTAAAAATCTGCAAAAAGATTTAGTCTTATGGAATACCTTGGATGGTTGCCAAAAACGTATTATTGAAAGCTCTATTAGAGAAGCTGAATTATCTGGAGTTAATCTAATACCAGAGAAGCGTCATAGATTTAATGAAATTAACTTGCAACTTGCTGAACTGTCTACACAATTTTCTAATAATGTCTTAGATTCAACTAAAGACTTTAAATTAAAATTAACAGAAAAGATGGAAGTTGATGGTTTACCATTTAGCCTCTTAAAACTAGCTGCGAATAACGCTATTTTAGAGGGGGATAGTAATGCTACTCCTGAGGCAGGTCCATGGATTATGACTTTAGATTATCCTATTTACGGACCTTTTATGAGATACAGTAGTCAAAAAAACCTAAGAGAAAAAATATATAAAGCTTTTATATCTCGGGCATCAATTGGTAAGTTAAACAATAAACCCTTAATAGAACGTATTTTAAAATTAAGAAAAGAACAAGCAAAAATTCTTGGTTATCAATCATATGCTGAAGTAAGTTTAAGCAAAAAAATGGCTTCTAGTGTTGAAAACGTAGAAAAAGTCTTGGAAGAGCTAAGAGTTGTAAGTTATGAAACAGCACAAGAAGAATTGAAAAGTTTAAAGTCATTTGCGTCTAGCAATTACAATTCTGATCTAGAGCCTTGGGATATAAGTTACTGGACAGAAAAACAGCGTAAATTCTTATTTGATTTCACTAATGAGGAATTAAGAGTTTACTTTTCTTTAGAACAAGTACTAGAAGGATTGTTTGACTTGGCAGAACGTATTTTCAGAGTAAAAATCACTGTCGCAGATAAACAAGTATCAACATGGCATAAAGATGTGCAATTTTTTCAAGTAAAAGATGAAACAGAAAATATAATTGCATACTTCTATCTAGACCCCTATAGTCGTCCTGCAGAAAAACGTGGAGGTGCTTGGATGAGTGACTGTGTTGGAAGATCAGAAACATATCAAGATGGAAAAACTATAACTCGTTTACCAGTTGCATACTTAATTTGTAATCAAACTCCTCCCTATGATGAAGAACCTAGTTTAATGACCTTTGATGAAGTAACTACTTTATTTCATGAGTTTGGTCATGGTCTACAACATATGCTAACAACAGTCAATTATCCTGGGGCATCAGGTATTAACAACATAGAGTGGGATGCTGTCGAATTACCTAGTCAATTTATGGAATATTGGTGCTATGAAAAAAATACTTTTTTCAGTATGGCTAAACACTACAAAACAGGAGAAACAATACCTAAACACTATTATGATAAATTAGTATCTTCGCGTCATTTTATGGCTGGATTATCTATGCTAAGGCAACTTCACTTTAGTCTCTTAGATTTAGAATTACATCATAAATATCAACCAGATAGTGGTGAAACTTTGGTTCAAGTTAGAGACAGGATTGCAGAAAAGACAACAGTGATTAGAACTTTACCTGAAGATGCTTTTTTATGTGCATTTAATCACATTTTTGCTGGTGGTTATGCGGCTGGGTACTATAGTTATAAGTGGTCAGAGATATTAAGTGCAGATTCTTTTTCGGCCTTTGAAGAAGTTGGTTTAGACAACGATGATGAGCTTTTAGAAGTAGGTAAAAGTTTTAGAGATAATATCTTAGCTTTAGGTGGAAGTAAAAATCCTATGGAAATTTTTAAATCTTTTCGAGGAAGAGAACCTGAAACAGAACCTTTACTAAGATATAGTGGATTATTAAAATCTGCTTAA
- a CDS encoding M16 family metallopeptidase: MITNLFKLFCLIGYSVSIIYIFSFLYGSGDSSALAKDTTSNSSFSTFPYLEHAAKQINEFTLDNGMKFIVMENHSAPVISFVTYADVGGVDEPKNKTGVAHFLEHLAFKGTTEIGTTNYTEEKEILSNLDHVFTLIEEAKSRNDNANVQLLTEEFHILQAEAHNYVKQNEFGRIVETAGGVNINAATSPDSTIYFYSFPSNKLELWMSLESQRFLNPVFREFYKEKNIILEERRLRTENNPIGKMVEAFLDTAFIQHPYKRPVIGYNKDINGLTRKDVQDFFNIYYGPNNLTISIVGDVKFEQVRNLAEVYFGRYPSKAEPPKISVVEPKQTEAREITLNLDSQPWYLEGYHVPSLDHPDNVVYQVISNILSSGRTSRLYKSLVEDKQVALVAQGLSGYPSDKYPNLMLFYAQTSPQASVEEVAKALSLEIEKLKVQPVSEQELEKAKNKLRASLLRSLDSNLGMARALVEYEVKTGKWHNLFSQVQALEAVTAEDIERVAKITFRSENMTVGRILPKRQ, encoded by the coding sequence ATGATCACTAACTTGTTTAAATTATTTTGTTTAATTGGTTATTCTGTCAGTATCATTTATATTTTCTCTTTTTTATATGGAAGCGGAGATAGCTCTGCCCTTGCAAAAGATACTACTTCTAATTCATCTTTCTCTACTTTTCCTTATCTTGAACATGCTGCTAAGCAAATAAATGAATTTACTCTTGATAATGGTATGAAATTCATTGTTATGGAAAACCATAGTGCACCTGTAATATCTTTTGTAACTTATGCAGATGTTGGAGGAGTTGATGAACCTAAGAATAAAACCGGAGTAGCACACTTCCTAGAACATCTAGCTTTTAAAGGAACTACAGAAATTGGAACAACAAATTACACTGAAGAAAAAGAGATACTAAGTAATTTAGATCATGTTTTTACTCTTATAGAAGAAGCAAAAAGTAGAAATGATAATGCTAATGTTCAATTATTGACTGAAGAATTTCATATCTTACAAGCTGAAGCTCATAATTATGTTAAACAGAACGAATTTGGGCGTATTGTTGAGACAGCGGGAGGTGTTAATATTAATGCTGCAACCTCTCCAGATTCTACTATTTATTTTTATAGTTTTCCTTCAAATAAATTAGAGTTATGGATGTCCTTAGAGTCACAACGTTTTTTAAATCCGGTATTTCGAGAATTCTATAAAGAAAAAAATATTATACTAGAAGAACGTCGTCTTAGAACAGAAAATAATCCTATTGGTAAGATGGTAGAAGCTTTTCTAGATACTGCTTTCATTCAACATCCTTACAAGCGTCCAGTGATTGGTTATAATAAAGATATTAATGGTTTAACTCGTAAAGACGTTCAAGACTTCTTCAATATTTATTATGGACCAAATAATTTAACGATCTCTATTGTGGGAGATGTGAAATTTGAACAAGTAAGGAATTTGGCTGAAGTATATTTCGGACGTTATCCTTCTAAGGCAGAACCACCTAAAATATCTGTAGTAGAGCCAAAACAAACAGAAGCTCGTGAAATTACATTAAATCTTGATTCTCAACCTTGGTATTTAGAAGGATATCATGTACCTTCTTTAGATCATCCTGACAATGTTGTTTATCAAGTAATTTCTAATATATTGAGTTCTGGACGTACATCTCGTCTTTATAAATCTTTAGTTGAAGATAAACAAGTGGCCTTAGTAGCTCAAGGTTTGAGTGGTTATCCATCAGATAAATATCCTAATTTAATGCTTTTTTATGCACAAACTTCTCCTCAAGCATCAGTCGAAGAAGTCGCGAAAGCCTTGTCATTAGAAATTGAGAAACTAAAAGTACAACCTGTTTCTGAACAAGAATTAGAAAAAGCTAAAAATAAATTAAGAGCTAGTCTATTACGTTCTCTTGATTCTAATTTGGGGATGGCTCGTGCTTTAGTAGAATATGAAGTAAAAACAGGTAAATGGCATAATCTTTTCAGTCAAGTTCAGGCTTTAGAAGCCGTTACGGCTGAAGATATTGAAAGAGTTGCAAAAATTACTTTTAGGTCAGAAAATATGACAGTCGGACGTATACTACCTAAAAGACAATAA
- a CDS encoding pyridoxine 5'-phosphate synthase, with protein MFDKEENFKLPTLGVNIDHVATIRQARHSSEPSLIVAAALAELGGANGITLHLREDRRHIQDRDVYLIKETIQTRLNLEIAATEEMIKIALDIKPDCITLVPEKRKEITTEGGLDVKKNLEHLKRIVSKIQDNGASASLFIDSDEDQIQASASTKAKYIELHTGKYVNSMHSKQCQDELKLLKLACHKALDLGIKINAGHGLNYNNVYPIACLPGIKELNIGHTIISRAVLVGMERAVKEMKLAIKGEL; from the coding sequence ATGTTTGATAAAGAAGAAAATTTCAAATTACCAACTCTCGGAGTAAATATTGACCACGTTGCTACTATTCGTCAAGCAAGACACTCAAGTGAACCAAGCCTAATTGTGGCAGCAGCTTTGGCAGAATTAGGAGGAGCAAACGGCATTACTCTTCACCTAAGAGAAGATAGACGACATATTCAGGATCGAGATGTATATCTAATAAAAGAAACTATTCAAACACGTTTGAATTTAGAAATTGCTGCTACAGAAGAAATGATTAAAATTGCTCTCGATATTAAGCCTGATTGTATTACCCTAGTTCCAGAAAAGCGTAAAGAAATAACTACAGAAGGTGGCTTAGATGTTAAAAAAAATTTGGAACATTTAAAGAGAATAGTTAGTAAGATACAAGATAATGGAGCTTCTGCTAGTCTTTTTATTGATAGTGATGAAGATCAAATTCAGGCATCTGCAAGTACTAAAGCAAAATATATTGAGCTACATACAGGCAAATACGTAAATTCCATGCATAGTAAACAATGTCAAGATGAACTAAAGTTGTTGAAATTAGCGTGTCATAAAGCTCTCGACTTAGGTATAAAAATTAATGCTGGCCATGGATTGAATTATAACAATGTCTATCCTATTGCCTGCCTTCCTGGTATTAAGGAATTAAATATTGGTCATACGATTATAAGTCGTGCTGTCTTAGTAGGAATGGAAAGAGCTGTTAAAGAAATGAAACTAGCGATAAAAGGAGAATTATAA
- a CDS encoding proline--tRNA ligase — translation MRLSQVLFVTLREDPAEAEIMSHKLLLRACYIRRISSGIYSYLPLMWRVLQKTSQIVREEMNFVGAQECLLPQLQISDLWKESGRWETYTKAEGIMFSLVDRQKKELALGPTHEEIITSIVRDMITSYKQMPLNLYQIQTKFRDEIRPRFGLMRSREFMMKDAYSFDENIENLQKNYSAVSQAYCKIFERCGLSFHVVEADSGAIGGLASQEFMVLTDVGEDEILYTKDGSYAANAEKATSIPNPEDISPFDSYEERETLNCNTLKKLSELLNCSLTNIVKNLLYKATYDNQKSILILVSIRGDQDVNEVKLSNELNYLAFKYEASTLLTLKISDQESLLKDRLPLGYIGPDLKDSYINSKENIESSFLRIADKTVINLKNFVTGSNKLDHHIVGGNWGQSHRLPELILDIRKAKEGDKVSNDNYEKLMSKKGIEVGHVFQLGTKYSEKMKATFTDKNGEEKPITMGCYGIGISRLVQSAVEQNYDKNGIIWPLAIAPYHAIIVVPNMNEKKQIEIAEKIYHDLNNIGIETILDDRTERIGVKFKDAELIGIPYQIVTGRTLKFGKVEVVERKTKNSQEVIIEELPRLFHELLKNIKLSSQFI, via the coding sequence ATGCGACTATCCCAAGTGTTGTTTGTGACTTTACGCGAAGACCCTGCTGAAGCAGAAATAATGAGTCATAAATTATTGTTAAGAGCTTGTTATATTCGTCGTATTAGTAGTGGTATTTATTCTTATTTGCCCTTAATGTGGCGAGTATTACAAAAAACTTCTCAAATAGTACGAGAAGAAATGAATTTCGTTGGAGCTCAAGAATGTTTATTACCTCAACTACAGATATCAGATTTATGGAAGGAATCAGGTAGATGGGAAACCTATACTAAAGCTGAGGGAATTATGTTTTCCCTAGTAGATAGGCAAAAAAAAGAATTAGCTTTAGGGCCAACTCATGAAGAAATCATCACATCAATAGTTAGAGATATGATTACATCATATAAACAAATGCCTCTAAATTTATATCAAATTCAAACGAAATTTAGAGATGAGATCCGTCCTCGTTTTGGTTTGATGCGAAGTAGAGAGTTTATGATGAAAGATGCCTATTCTTTTGATGAAAATATAGAAAATCTTCAAAAGAATTATAGTGCAGTAAGCCAAGCTTACTGTAAAATTTTTGAGCGCTGTGGACTGTCTTTTCATGTTGTAGAAGCAGACTCTGGAGCGATAGGCGGTCTAGCTTCTCAAGAATTTATGGTTTTAACAGATGTCGGAGAAGATGAAATTTTATATACAAAAGATGGTAGTTATGCGGCTAATGCAGAAAAAGCAACTTCTATACCTAACCCAGAAGATATATCACCTTTTGATAGTTATGAAGAGAGAGAAACTTTAAACTGTAATACACTAAAAAAGCTATCTGAGTTACTTAATTGTTCTCTCACTAATATTGTTAAAAATTTATTGTATAAAGCAACTTATGATAACCAAAAAAGTATATTAATTTTAGTAAGTATCCGAGGAGATCAAGATGTTAACGAAGTAAAACTTAGTAATGAATTAAATTATTTAGCTTTTAAATACGAAGCATCAACATTATTAACTCTAAAAATTTCTGATCAAGAATCTTTACTTAAGGATAGACTGCCATTAGGTTATATTGGTCCAGATCTAAAAGACTCTTATATTAATTCCAAAGAGAATATTGAGTCTTCTTTTTTAAGAATTGCAGATAAAACTGTTATTAATCTCAAAAACTTTGTTACCGGATCTAATAAATTAGATCATCATATTGTGGGAGGAAATTGGGGACAATCACATAGATTACCGGAGTTAATTCTTGATATTAGAAAAGCGAAGGAAGGTGATAAGGTTTCTAACGACAATTACGAAAAGTTAATGAGCAAAAAAGGAATTGAAGTAGGACATGTCTTTCAATTAGGGACAAAATATTCGGAGAAAATGAAAGCGACCTTTACTGATAAAAACGGTGAAGAAAAACCTATTACAATGGGATGTTATGGTATTGGTATTTCCCGTTTAGTTCAATCTGCCGTGGAACAAAATTATGATAAAAATGGAATTATTTGGCCACTTGCAATAGCTCCTTATCATGCTATTATTGTAGTTCCAAATATGAATGAAAAAAAACAAATAGAAATTGCAGAAAAGATTTATCATGATTTAAACAATATTGGGATAGAGACTATCTTAGATGATCGTACTGAACGAATAGGTGTTAAGTTTAAAGATGCTGAGCTTATTGGAATTCCTTATCAAATAGTGACGGGAAGAACATTAAAATTTGGCAAAGTAGAAGTAGTAGAAAGAAAAACAAAAAATTCACAAGAGGTAATTATTGAAGAATTACCTAGACTATTTCATGAGCTTTTAAAGAATATTAAGTTATCATCACAATTCATATAA
- a CDS encoding shikimate dehydrogenase has product MYQITGKTKLLGIIGDPVEHSLSPIMHNTVISELEMDYIYVPFTVTQKHLNSALIGLANIGVVGFNVTIPHKETILPLLFKATKVSQLIGAVNTVWYTDEGWYGTNTDVVGILASLKPLNYNWSNTKPIILGYGGAAKAAMVALAELGCTEIIIVGRNYDRLKNFRERWSASELFDCINIYRFSELPKILDKTQLLINATPIGMYPNINHSPIAKEILKQLPNTAIIYDLIYTPSSTILLQDAANLGLATINGSKMLVHQGAAALGLWLQKEVPTDLMYRSLMNYLQKN; this is encoded by the coding sequence ATGTATCAAATTACTGGGAAAACAAAGCTTTTAGGAATTATAGGAGATCCTGTTGAACATTCTCTTTCTCCGATTATGCATAACACAGTTATTTCTGAATTAGAAATGGACTATATTTATGTTCCTTTTACTGTTACCCAAAAACATTTAAATAGTGCGTTAATAGGACTTGCTAATATTGGAGTAGTGGGCTTCAATGTAACGATCCCTCATAAAGAAACTATTTTACCTTTACTTTTTAAAGCGACTAAAGTTTCTCAACTAATAGGTGCAGTGAATACTGTTTGGTATACAGATGAAGGGTGGTATGGTACTAATACAGATGTCGTTGGTATTTTAGCATCACTAAAGCCATTAAATTATAATTGGTCAAATACTAAACCTATCATTTTAGGATACGGTGGAGCTGCCAAAGCAGCTATGGTTGCTTTGGCAGAACTAGGATGTACTGAAATTATCATAGTGGGACGAAACTATGATCGATTAAAAAATTTTAGAGAAAGGTGGTCAGCTAGTGAGCTTTTTGACTGTATTAATATTTATCGTTTTAGCGAATTACCAAAAATATTAGATAAGACTCAATTACTTATTAATGCTACTCCCATTGGGATGTATCCTAATATCAATCATTCTCCTATCGCGAAAGAAATTCTAAAACAATTACCTAATACAGCAATTATATATGATTTAATTTATACTCCAAGTTCAACTATCTTGCTTCAAGATGCTGCTAATTTAGGATTAGCAACTATTAATGGTTCAAAAATGTTAGTTCATCAAGGTGCTGCTGCACTAGGGTTATGGTTACAAAAAGAGGTTCCAACTGATTTAATGTATCGTTCACTAATGAACTACTTACAAAAAAATTAA